Within Fusobacterium gonidiaformans ATCC 25563, the genomic segment CAAAGCAATGGCAGCTTTTGTCATAGCAAATGGAGCTTTGGCAATGGGAAAACGAGTAACGATGTTTTTTACATTTTGGGGACTTTCTATTTTGAAAAAAGAAAATCCTATTGCGGTGAAAAAATCTTTTATAGATTGCTTGTTTAGTGTTTGTTTACCAAAATCTTGGAAAAATTTACCTTTATCGAAGATGAATTTTGGAGGATTGGGTGCAAAGATGATGCAAGTTATCATGAAACGAAAAAATATTGAAAGCTTAGATTCTTTAATTCAAAATGCAAAAGAAAATGGAGTACATATCATTGCTTGTACCATGTCGATGGATGCTATGGGAATTGTGAAGGAAGAATTATTAGATGGTATTGATTTTGGTGGTGTTGCTCAATATTTAGGAGCTGCTAATGAAGGAAATCCAAACTTGTTCATTTAATGAAGATAGTAGTTTTCGAAATACTGTGCTATAATAGGAGACAAAAAGGAAATGAAATATAAGGAGGCTTATAAATGATATACAAAGATTATCATATACATTCAGAATTTTCAGGAGATTCTAATCAAAATATAGAAGAGTTGATAGAACATTGCATTTCTATTGGATTGAAAGAGATTGCCATTACAGATCATTCTGAATACGGAATTCAAGATATGCCTCCTGCGTTTATTTTAAATTATTCTCAATATAATGTTAAAATTCAAGAATTACAAGAGAAATATCGAAAGAAAATTTGTTTACGATATGGAGTAGAAGTTGGAATGGATGTTCAAGTAAAAGAGTATTTTGAAAGAAATATCAATTCCTATCCTTTTGATTTTATTATTGGTTCTAATCATGCTATTCATAGTTTAGACATAGCCTCAAGCAACATTACACTGGGGAAAACAAAGCAAGAATTACAAGAATTATATTTTCAGACTCTTCTTCACAATATTCAAAATTACCATGATTTCTGTGTGTTAGGACATATGGACTTTATTACTCGCTATGGAGGAGAAAAATTTAGAGGCCTAAATCTCAAAGAAAATTGGGATATCATTCAAACAATATTACAACATTTAATAAAGTATGGTAAGGGGATAGAAATTAATACTTCAGGTTTTCGCTACCATGAAGAACGTTTTTATCCGTTACCGGAGATTATAAAAGAATATTTACGTCTAGGAGGGGAAATTATTACAGTAGGTTCTGATGCCCATATCAAGAGTCACATTGCTATGGATTTTCAAAGAGTAGAAGACTTTTTAAGAAGTATTAACTATCCTTATATAGCTTCTTTTGAAAAACGAAAAGCCATCATTGAAAAAATATAATTTAAATATTTTTTGTTATCGCATGTTTTTATTTTATACGTTGAAAATTTCTACATAAAAATGTTATAATGAAAACGAATATAAAATGTGAGGAGGATCCATGGACAAAAAATTGGAAAATAAAATCGAAAAATTTTATGAAAAAGACAACATTGAAGGAGTTTTAGAATTATTGGATACTCTTCCTGAATGGGGAAAAGAAGAATACGGAGAATATGCAAGAGCTTTAAATAATATAGGTAGACCTGAAGAAGCTTTAGAGTATTTAATGAAAGAAGAAGCAAAAGAGGATACATTTATATGGAATTATAGGGTATGCTATTCTTATTCCTTGTTAGAAAATTGGGAAAAAGTAATATTTTACGGTAAAAGAGCTTTGGAATTAGATAAAAAATACGAAGAAGATATTTGTTATTTTTTAATAGAAAGTTATGAGGCTTTAAAAAAGCCGGACGAAGTGATTCAAATTTTAGAGAATCATCCTGACATGGATGAAATCGATTGGAATTCTTTCTATGGGAAAGCTTTGGTAGAAAAAAATGAAAAGAAAAAGGCAATTCCTTATTTGAAAAAAGCTGTTTCCCTTTGGAAAAAATATGATACTGAGTTTAATTGGGACGGAGAAGAAGTAACGAAACTTTTGGCAAAGCTTTATTATGATTTGAAGATGACAAAAGAATTCGAACAAATGAAAAAAAAGTATCATTATTCAGAAGCTAATTTTGATATCAGTAAATATACGAAAGAAGAAGAAGAGCAAGTTATTTCACATATTGAAAAATATTTTGGAAAAATTGAAAAAAGAATTCCGGATTTAGATGCTGAGCACGTCAATATAGATATCTTAATTATTCCAGCCAGTACAAAGCATCCTTATACGACTTTAATGACTTTGGGTATGGGTGGAAGATTTATGGATGGAACTCCGGAAGAACTCATTCCAGATAAGTTTGGCTATGATGAACTATTTTTGTGCTTACCGGATGATTGGGAATTCGGTTTAGATACTATGTGGGCTGTTCAATATCTTTTAGACATGGCCAGATTTCCTTTTAGCAATAAAAGTTGGCTAGGGGCGGGGCATAGTATTTCTTATGATATTTACCTAGGGAATAGTAATTTTACAGGATTTATGATAACTTATCCTTACGAGTATGGAATGGAGGCTTTTCAATTAGATATTACAGAAGAAAAGAGAATTCATTTTTATAATATTGTTCCTTTATACACGGAAGAGTTAGATTATAAACAAGAAGTAGGGTTTGAAGAATTGGAATCTTTATTTGTAAAAAGTCCAATGGTTACCGATATTCATCGAGCTAATGTAGCTTTGAATGAAAATATTTCAAATATAGAGGATGGAGAAGAAGAAACAGAAGATTATCAACAAATTCTGTATCAATAAAACGATGAAAAAAATATTATTACTTTTGTTACCGGGAGTAGAAAGTATGGAATTTTCTCCATTTTTAGATATTTTCGGTTGGAATGAAATGTTGGGAAGTAAGGATATCCATTTAGAACTTTGTACTTTGGAAAAAGAAGTTTCTAGCTCATGGAATTTAAATTTGAAAGTGGAGAAACAAATTCGGAATATAGAATTAAGAGATTATATTGCAGTTGTAATTCCAGGAGGCTTTGGAAGCTATCATTATTTTGATACGATTGAAAATACAGAGTTTCGATCCTTTATTCAAAAAGCAAAGAAAGAGGAACTTTATATTTTAGGAATTTGTACAGGAAGTATTTTATTGGCGAGTACAGGATATTTTGCTAATAAAAAAATGACAACATACTTATATGAAAATGGAAGATACTCAAAACAACTTTCTCAATACCAAGTAGAGTTTAAAAATACAATGATTTGTAAAGATGATAAACTATGGACTTCTTCCGGTCCATCGACTGCAATACCTATGGCTTTTGATTTATTAGAAGAACTAAGCTCTCGAAAAAATCGAAAGTATATAGAAGCAATTATGGGGTTTTAAAAATATACAATAAAAAGGAGAGATTTTATGAAAATTGAAAAAAACAGAGTTGTGACCTTGGAATTTAAAGTGTATGACAAAGAAAGTCATGAGTTACTGGAAGATACCCAAGATGTAGGACCTTTTATGTACATCCAAGGAATTGGAGCTTTTGTACCAAAAGTAGAAGAATTCTTAGAAGGAAAAGAAAAAGGGTTTAAAGGAAGCTTAGATCTAGGTATGGAAGATGCTTATGGAGATTATGATGAAGATTTAATTGAAGAAATGAAAAGAGCTGATTTTGAAGAATTTGATGACATTTATGAAGGAATGGAATTTGTGGCAGAAATGGATGACGGCTCTGAAGTGATCTATACAGTCACTGAAGTAGATGGCGATAAAATTATGACAGATGGAAACCATCCGTTTGCAGGTAGAAACTTAACATTTGAAGTATTGGTAACAGGAGTTCGAGAAGCAGAAGAGAAAGAATTAGAACATGGACATGTTCATTTTCATGGATTTGAAGACTAGGAGGAGCTATTTTGAAGAAGATAGGATTGGGAGCAGATCATGGAGGATTTGCATTAAAAGAAGTCATTAAAAAGCATTTATTAGAAAAAGGATATGAAGTTGAAGATTTTGGAACTCACTCAACAGAATCAGTAGATTATCCAAAATATGGAAAGCTAGTAGCACATGCTGTGATTGATAAAAAAGTAGATTGTGGAATTTTGGTATGTGGAACCGGAATTGGAATTTCGATTGCAGCGAATAAACTATCAGGAATTCGTGCAGCTCTTTGTACAAATGTCACCATGGCTAAACTAACAAGACAACACAATGATGCTAATATTCTTGCTTTAGGAGGAAGAATTATTGGAGATGTTGTTGCTTTAGAAATTGTTGATACTTTCTTAACGACTGAATTTGAAGGTGGAAGACATAGTAGAAGAATAGAAAGTATTGAATCTTGTGAATTATTCTAAAAATAATTTATTTCCTGGAGGTTTTTTATGGCATCTATTTTTACAAAAATAATCAATCGAGAAATTCCTGCAGATATTGTCTATGAAGACGATTTAGTAATTGCTTTTCGAGATATTGCACCTGCAGCAAAAGTACATATTTTATTTGTGCCAAAAAAAGAAATTCCTACTATCAATGATATCCAAAAGGAAGATGAAACTTTAATTGGATATATTTATTCTGTTATTGCAAAGAAGGCAAAAGAATTAGGAATGGCAGAACAAGGGTATAGAGTTGTTTCGAACTGTAATGAATATGGAGGACAAACAGTATTTCACATCCATTTTCATTTGTTAGGCGGAGAACCCTTAGGTACTATGGTATAAAATTTCAAAAAATAAGACTATAAAAATACAGGAAAAGTACAAGTTACTCTTCCTGTATTTTTTTTAAATAACGATAAATACTTGTTGTAGAACAGGATAGCTTTTTTGCTGTAAATACAATCGCTTCTTTTAGTTGGAATATCCCTTTTTTTTCTAATTCATACACAATTTTTTCTTTTTCTTTTTTATTAGGTCGAATCAAAGGAAAATGTAATTCCTGAGAGACTTCTTGAAATATTTTTTCCATCATCATTTCAATAGTATTATCTTGTGTCTCTTCTTTCTTTTGTGACTTTAGCTCATCAAGTAAAATATTGTAAGAAATATCCGATAAATAATTTTGAACAAACAGATCTGGGTGGATTGTTCTTAATAACTGACAATGAATTTCATGAAAACAACTATCATCAAAGTTAATACAAAGTACTCCTATTACTTTTTTAGAATCTCGAATGAGAATACTTGAAGAACGAATTTTTTTACCATTTTTTAATAAAACAGTGTGGTTTATCATGTTGTTTTCCCCATGACGTGTCTTATTTTTTAAAAGTTCTAATGTTTCTTCTGACAAAGGATTTCCTAAAATTCTATTACTGATTTCTCCGTTAGCGATGGCAATCATTTTGAGCTTTTCTCCTATCACTTCATGTAAGACAATTTCATAGGAAGGACCTAAGGTTTTCCCTAAAAATAATACGAGTGATTGATAGTGAGCCAATAATTCTTTTTTCATAATGTCTCCTTATTTTTTCGTTAGTCTATTTTGGCGAGAATTTATTTGACAATATTTTATCATTGTGATAAAATATTGTCAATCTAGAAGAAAAACGAAAATAGAGTATTTTAATAGTTTTAATTGATTGTTAAAAGAACATAAAATTTTTTCTTCTGATATTTTTATAGAAGAATGCTGTCCGCTAGGCAATTTCATTGACGACCGGGGTATCATCTAAATTTTTAGGAGGTAGATGTACTTATGAAAAACTATGAACTTAATGTTCCGGCACCAAAATCATTCTCTTATGTAAAAAGAAATATTCCTGAAGTAACGGTAGAGCAACGGGAAAGAGCTTTGAAGGCTACTCATTATAATGAATTTGCATTTCCTGCTGGAATGCTAACCGTGGATATGCTATCGGATTCCGGAACTACAGCTATGACAGATCAACAATGGTCAGCTATGATGCTGGGAGATGAATCTTATGGACGAAACAAAGGATACTATGTCTTATTAGATGCTATGAGAGATTGTTTTGAACGGGGAGATCAACAAAAGAAAATTATTGATTTAGTTCGGACAGACTGTAAAGATATTGAAAAAATGATGGATGAAATGTATTTGTGTGAATATGAAGGTGGATTGTTTAACGGAGGAGCAGCACAATTAGAACGTCCAAATGCTTTTTTAATGCCACAAGGTCGTGCTGCAGAATCTATTTTATTTGAAATTGTGAAAAAAATCTTGGCAGTCAGAGCACCAGGGAAAGTATTTACAATTCCATCTAATGGACATTTTGATACCACAGAAGGAAATATTAAACAAATGGGTTCTGTTCCTAGAAATCTTTATAATAAAAAATTATTATATGAAGTTCCTGAAGGAGGAAAATATGAGAAGAATCCTTTTAAGGGAGATATGGATATCAATAAACTTCAACAATTGATTGATGCTGTTGGTGTGGAAAATATCCCTATGATTTATACAACAGTTACTAATAATACAGTATGTGGACAAGCAGTATCTATGAAGAGTATTCGAGAAACTTCTAAAATTGCACATAAATATGAAATTCCATTTATGTTAGATGCTGCAAGATGGGCAGAAAACTGTTATTTTATTAAGATGAATGAAGAAGGATATGCTGACAAATCTATTCCTGAAATTGCAAAAGAAATGTTCTCTTATTGCGATGGATTTACTGCTTCTTTAAAGAAAGATGGACATGCAAATATGGGAGGAATCTTAGCGTTCCGAGATAGAGGATATTTCTGGAAAAAATTCTCTGATTTTAATCCGGACGGATCCGTAAAAACAGATGTAGGAATTCTTTTAAAAGTAAAACAAATTTCCTCTTATGGAAATGATTCCTATGGAAGTATGTCCGGAAGAGATATTATGGCCTTAGCAGCTGGACTTTATGAATGTTGTAATTTCAGTTATTTACATGAAAGAGTAGAACAATGTAATTATCTTGCAGAAGGTTTCTATAAAGCTGGAGTAAAAGGAGTAGTCATTCCGGCTGGTGGACATGGAGTTTATATCAACATGGATGAGTTCTTTGATGGAAAAAGAGGACATGATACCTTCGCAGGAGAAGGATTTAGTTTGGAACTAATTCGACGATACGGTATTCGAGTTTCTGAATTAGGAGACTATTCTATGGAATATGATTTAAAGACTCCTGAACAACAAGAAGAAGTAGCAAACGTAGTAAGATTTGCTATTAACAGAAGTATGTATTCACAAGAACATTTAGACTATGTTATCGCAGCTGTAAAAGCTTTATATGAAGATAGAGAAAATATTCCTAATATGAGAATTGTGTCCGGACATACTTTACCGATGAGACACTTCCATGCATTCTTAGAACCATATGCAAATGAAGAAAAATAACATAAAATAATTGCTGTAAATTTGCTTAAGCAAGAATATCCTCTCAAATCTAGATTTTATCGATATGAGAGGATATTTTTGAATTCATATTCAGAATAATATAAGGGGGCAATATGCAAGAAAATACTATAATGGAAAAAAGAGATGGATTTCATTCAAAATGGGGGTTTATTTTAGCTTGTATTGGGTCTGCAGTAGGAATGGGAAATATTTGGAGATTCCCTATTTTAGTTTCTGAATGGGGAGGAATGACTTTTTTAATTCCTTATTTTATCTTTGTTATTTTGATTGGATCAACTGGGGTTATAGCAGAATTTGCTTTAGGTCGTGCAGCGGGGGCTGGACCGGTAGGTGCCTTTGGTATGTGTACGGAAATGAAGGGTAATCGGAAAATAGGAGAAGCCATTGGGATTATTCCAGTTTTAGGATCTTTGGCTCTTGCAATTGGATATTCTTGCGTAATGGGATGGATTTTTAAATATACATGGTTATCTATCGATGGGACTATGTTTGCTATGCAAGGAAATATGGAAGTTATTGGTTCTACCTTCGGACAAACTGCTTCTGCTGGTGGGGCGAATTATTGGATTGTAATAGCTCTTATTGTTAGTTTTGGAATTATGTCTATGGGGATTGCCGGTGGAATAGAAAAGGCGAATAAAATTATGATGCCAATTTTATTTATTTTATTTGTTTTCCTAGGAATTTATATTGCATTTCAAGAGGGGGCTTCTGATGGATATAAATATATATTTACAGTAAATCCGAAAGCTTTATGTAATCCTGTTCTTTGGATTTTTGCTTTTGGACAAGCTTTCTTTTCTCTGTCAGTTGCCGGAAATGGTTCTGTTATTTATGGTTCTTATTTAAGTAAGACGGAGGAAATTCCAGGTTCTGCTAAAAATGTTGCTTTTTTTGATACTTTAGCAGCTTTGTTAGCAGCATTTGTTATTATTCCTGCTATGGCAATTGGAGGAGCGGAATTGTCTTCTGGAGGACCAGGACTTATTTTTATTTATTTGGTAAATGTTATGAATAATATGGCAGGTGGAAGAATTATTCAAGTTGTTTTTTATATTTGTATTTTGTTTGCAGGAGTTAGTTCTATTATCAATTTGTATGAAGCTCCTGTAGCTTTTTTACAAGAGAAATTTAAAACATCTAGAGTAATGGCAACAGCTATCATTCATATTGTAGGGTTGATCGTTGCTATTTCTATTCAAGCTATCGTCTCTACTTGGATGGATATTGTTTCAATCTACATTTGTCCTTTAGGAGCATTACTTGCTGGAATTATGTTTTTCTGGATTGCTGGAAAAGACTTTGTAGAAGATGCTGTGAATACTGGATCAGATAAAAAAATTGGCTCTTGGTTCTTTCCGGCCGGAAAATATTTGTATTGTTTCCTAGCTTTGATAGCTTTAATTGCTGGGGCTATTTTTGGAGGAATTGGATAAAAAATTAAAATATAAGAACTAAAAAAGGAGCACTCAAAGGCTCCTTTTTTAGTTAGACTTTATGAATACAACGACCATCAGCTTGGTGCATAGGTGTCATGGTAATTTCAGGGATTTGTACATTATCCGGAAGGTTACAAATATAGACAATGGTATCAGCAATATCTTCCGGGGTTAAAGACTGAATTCCGGTATATACTTTTCTAGCTCTTTCCTCATCTCCTTTAAATCGAACATTACTGAAATTAGTTTCTACTATGCCCGGTTTTATATTTGTAATTTTAATGGGAGTATCTACTAAATCTATTCGTAAGCCATCGCTCAAAATTTTAATAGCTGCTTTACTTGCACAATAAACAGCTCCACCTGCATAGGCAGAATCTCCGGCAACAGAACCTAAGTTCACAATGATGGAAGCTTTTTTATGACTAAGCATAAGAGGAATGATAGCATTTGTCACATAGAGCATACCTTTTACATTGGTATCGATTACCGTATCGATGTCGTCTGAGCTATTTAAATATTCCTTATCTAATCCAAGGGCAAGACCGGCATTGTTCACCAAAATTTCGATATTTCTCCAAGAGAGAGGTAACATTTCTATACTTCGTTTTACATCTTCTGCATTTCTGACATCTAATCGAAGAGTGAATACCTGAATATGATACTCTTTTTCTAAAAATGTTTTTAATTCTAGTAGAAGATTTTCTCTTCTGGCAGTTAAGATAAGATTAACTCCTTCTTTTGCGAAAGCAATAGCTGTTGACTTTCCAATCCCACTTGTAGCTCCTGTAATAAAAGCAATTTTACCAAATAGACGATTTTCACAATTCATAGTTTGATAACTCCTTTCTTTTTTCTTTATTCATAGTTTAGCTAATTTCTGAAGAAAATACAAGAAAAATAAAAAAAGAACAGGATTTTATTCCTGCTCCTTTCACTCTTTATTTTTCATATTTTTCTAAAAATAGAAGAATTCCTTCTTCTTTATGAATCTTACAATCCACTCCATAGCTTCCAGTATCACAAGAACCTTCCCAATTAGCTCAAACATTTTATTTTTTCCTCTAAAATAAAAAAAGAGCCGTATGGCTCTTCTTATTTGAATTTTTTCTTATACTGAACTTTTATGAAGTTTCTGACAAACTCGGACATGGAAACATTTTCAATTTTAGAAAGTTTTTCAAGTTTTTTATATGTTTCTTCATCTAATCTAATTCTTAACATTAGATTTTTTTTAGAGTCTGTAGGTCGCCCCATTTTGCTCTTTTTTCCTTCCATATTTTTTCTCCTTGACTTTTTTGAAAAAACAGGATAATATAGAGTTACCAAGAATGCATTGAAATAAGGACTTCTAAACTATTATGTTAAGAGTCCTTATTTTTTTTATTTTTAATCCATTTATAAAGCTTATAGAGATACTCTATAGTTTTTACCACTACAAATATCTTGAAAGCTATTTCCCACCACTTGTCATACATATTCTTACCTCCTTTTGTTTGTCAAGAGGGAGGGGAGGAAAGGGGCTAACGCCCTCTGAACCTCCTAATCACTTTGATCAGCCACTTTGCAATTTTTATAATGTACTCTATTGTGGCACATATCATTATGATTATCTCCCAAGAATGCATTTTTCATTTACATTCCTCCCCTCTTGAATATATAATAATATATGTAGCCACATAAATAAAGAACTTTTTTTATTTTTTTAAATCTTTTTTTGCTTGTTTATACAAGTCTTTTAGCTTATTTTTCTTATATTTATTCCTTAAAAATAAATACACTCCACCAGTCGCTAAAATCAACACAGTAAAATAAAGTTACCACACCCAAAATTACAGAAAGAAGGTGATCCCATTGTTACAAGAAATCTTCCTTTCAATGTCCTTGCTGTGGGCATTCCCATAAATTCCCTATTACTTGCAAAACTAGACTTTGCCCTTTGAAAAAGAAAGAACTCTATATCTCATATTCTTCCAAAGCCTAATAACTCTATTAGGCTTTTTCGCATGCCCAAAAATAGATTTTCTCTTTCTCCAAGATAAAAGAAAGGTTTGCTTTCAAAAAATAGCAATATTTTTTCCTTCCTTTTCCATTTATAATTTCCTAAAAAATAAAAAAGGGAGTACGTTTCTCCCTTTGAACTTTGTTTTGATATAGATATTATTAGTTCAATTTTTCCAAAAATGCTTTTCCTGGTCTGAATTTGATGGATTTTCTAGAAGGAATTTTTACTTCTTCCCCAGTTTTAGGGTTTCTTCCTAATCTTGGAGCTCTTTCTACTACTTCTAATTTTCCCCAGTTTGTAATACTGAAAGAACCATCATTAATAATACATTCTTCCATTAAAGAAAAGATAGTTTCAATATTTCTTTCAGCTTCTGCTTTAGAAGAATAAACTCCGTTATCAAATAATACTTTTGCAAACTCTTTTTTTGTCATTTCTTACGTCCTCCTAAATTTAATATATGCAACAATTTATATCATAAATTCCATATTAAGTCAATGTTTCTTTGATTTTTTTCTTTTAAAAAGAATAAAAATAGTGTAGAATAGTAATAGAGATTTAAGAAAAGCCTTGATAAGGAATAAACAGGTGGTAAAATGATGAAATTAGCGAAAATTCTATTGTTCCCTTTAGTGATTATAGGATTGACATTAAAAGCTTACGATAAAGCTTACGAATATATTCAATATAAATTTAGAATACGTAAAAAATGGAAACATTCAGATAAAGCCGAAGATTGGTGGATATAAAATGGAAAAAAAATGGGAAGAAAAAATGGAAAAGCAGATGAAAAAAGCATTAAAAAAAATGCCGTGGGAAATAAAGAAAATACATATATTACTGACATTTTGGAAATGGTGGAAAGGAAGATAGTATGATTTCAGAAAAACTAAAGAAAAAGGTAAAGACTATCAATGAAGAATTCAAGAAGTTAGGATTTGACTTAGAAACAGATTTAGAGGAACTTTGTGAGGAGAGAGAAGATATTGCAGAAAGGTTAGAGAATACAAAATTCAAGAAGATGACTTTTTCAAAAGATGAAGAAGAAAATTGTTACATTTTAACTTTAGAGGATTGTCAAATTGGATTTTTTGTTATTTTGGGGGAGGATGAAGAAGGACCTTGGTATGAAGCAGAGGCAGAAATCATTTTTTTCTAAAAGATTATTATTCATTTTATAAATAGTAATAAAAATTGATTAAAAAGATAAAAAAACAATAAAACTTCGATAAAACGAGATTTTAAAAAGAGATAGAAGAGGAAATAATATATAAAAGAAATGTATTTTTTCCTCTTTTTTTCTTTTCAAAAAATAAAAATTGACATAAAAAAGAAAACAAACTATACTATTATTGAAAGAAAAGTGTAAAACTAAATTAAAAAAATTGAATATAATTTTTAGAAATAGAGGTGCATATATGAGGATAGCATAAGAGTGCTAAGGAAAAAGCTTCCAAAATCTTATGTGAAGGGCATAATTGCCGAAAGAAGTTATTAGGCTTGTATCATAACTTCTTGGGGAATGTATGGAAAATACATTCACTGTCATATTCTTTATGAGTATGGAGAGCTATTGAATAATAGTTTTTTATTCTTTGTAAGGATTGGACTGGGCAATCTTAAGTATCTCTTGTTTTTATTTTTTTGTAAAAATAAAATAATAATTATTATTTAAAAATATTTAATAGATGTAGAGGAGGAAAACGATATGAAATCAGTTATTCGATTAAGAATGAGTTCACACGATGCACACTATGGAGGAAATTTAGTAGATGGAGCAAGAATGCTTCAATTATTTGGAGATGTAGCAACAGAACTTTTAATTCAAATGGATGGAGATGAAGGATTATTCAAAGCTTATGATAATATCGAATTTATGGCACCTGTATTTGCAGGAGATTTTATTGAAGCAGTAGGAGAAATTGTAAGTGCCGGAAATTCATCAAGAAAAATGGTGTTTGAAGCAAGAAAAGTAATTGTTCCAAGACCGGATATTTCTGATTCTGCAGCAGATGTATTGGAAGAACCAATTGTAGTTTGTAGAGCAAGTGGTACTTGTGTAACACCAAAAGATAAGCAAAGAAAAAAATAAAAAATAAACTGAGGAGGGTGACATGGAAAAACTAATAATTACTGCTGCTATTTGTGGTGCAGAAGTAACAAAAGAAAATAATCCAGCAGTTCCTTATACTGTGGAAGAAATTGTTCGAGAAGCAGAATCTGCTTACAAAGCAGGAGCTAGTATCATTCACTTACATGTAAGATATGATGATGGAACTCCAACTCAAGATAAAGCAAGATTTAAAGAATGTATGGATGCAATTCGAGAAAAATGTCCTGATGTAATAATTCAACCATCAACAGGTGGGGCAGTTGGAATGACAGATTTAGAAAGATTGCAACCAACAGAATTAGGACCAGAAATGGCGACGTTAGATTGTGGGACATGTAATTTCGGGGGGGATGAAGTCTTTACAAATACGGATAATACCATTAAAAACTTTGGAAAAATTATGATAGAAAGAGGAGTAAAACCTGAAATTGAAGTGTTTGACAAAGGAATGGTAGACTATGCAATACGATATGCAAAACAAGGATACATTAAATATCCAATGCATTTTGACTTTGTGTTAGGAGTACAAATGGCAGCGACTGCAAGAGACTTAGTGTTTATTAGTGAAAGTATTCCGGAAGGGTCTACTTGGACAG encodes:
- a CDS encoding histidinol-phosphatase HisJ family protein — its product is MIYKDYHIHSEFSGDSNQNIEELIEHCISIGLKEIAITDHSEYGIQDMPPAFILNYSQYNVKIQELQEKYRKKICLRYGVEVGMDVQVKEYFERNINSYPFDFIIGSNHAIHSLDIASSNITLGKTKQELQELYFQTLLHNIQNYHDFCVLGHMDFITRYGGEKFRGLNLKENWDIIQTILQHLIKYGKGIEINTSGFRYHEERFYPLPEIIKEYLRLGGEIITVGSDAHIKSHIAMDFQRVEDFLRSINYPYIASFEKRKAIIEKI
- a CDS encoding suppressor of fused domain protein; protein product: MDKKLENKIEKFYEKDNIEGVLELLDTLPEWGKEEYGEYARALNNIGRPEEALEYLMKEEAKEDTFIWNYRVCYSYSLLENWEKVIFYGKRALELDKKYEEDICYFLIESYEALKKPDEVIQILENHPDMDEIDWNSFYGKALVEKNEKKKAIPYLKKAVSLWKKYDTEFNWDGEEVTKLLAKLYYDLKMTKEFEQMKKKYHYSEANFDISKYTKEEEEQVISHIEKYFGKIEKRIPDLDAEHVNIDILIIPASTKHPYTTLMTLGMGGRFMDGTPEELIPDKFGYDELFLCLPDDWEFGLDTMWAVQYLLDMARFPFSNKSWLGAGHSISYDIYLGNSNFTGFMITYPYEYGMEAFQLDITEEKRIHFYNIVPLYTEELDYKQEVGFEELESLFVKSPMVTDIHRANVALNENISNIEDGEEETEDYQQILYQ
- a CDS encoding DJ-1/PfpI family protein — protein: MEKKKQKIINKFCINKTMKKILLLLLPGVESMEFSPFLDIFGWNEMLGSKDIHLELCTLEKEVSSSWNLNLKVEKQIRNIELRDYIAVVIPGGFGSYHYFDTIENTEFRSFIQKAKKEELYILGICTGSILLASTGYFANKKMTTYLYENGRYSKQLSQYQVEFKNTMICKDDKLWTSSGPSTAIPMAFDLLEELSSRKNRKYIEAIMGF
- a CDS encoding FKBP-type peptidyl-prolyl cis-trans isomerase, with product MKIEKNRVVTLEFKVYDKESHELLEDTQDVGPFMYIQGIGAFVPKVEEFLEGKEKGFKGSLDLGMEDAYGDYDEDLIEEMKRADFEEFDDIYEGMEFVAEMDDGSEVIYTVTEVDGDKIMTDGNHPFAGRNLTFEVLVTGVREAEEKELEHGHVHFHGFED
- the rpiB gene encoding ribose 5-phosphate isomerase B, whose amino-acid sequence is MKKIGLGADHGGFALKEVIKKHLLEKGYEVEDFGTHSTESVDYPKYGKLVAHAVIDKKVDCGILVCGTGIGISIAANKLSGIRAALCTNVTMAKLTRQHNDANILALGGRIIGDVVALEIVDTFLTTEFEGGRHSRRIESIESCELF
- a CDS encoding histidine triad nucleotide-binding protein, whose translation is MASIFTKIINREIPADIVYEDDLVIAFRDIAPAAKVHILFVPKKEIPTINDIQKEDETLIGYIYSVIAKKAKELGMAEQGYRVVSNCNEYGGQTVFHIHFHLLGGEPLGTMV
- a CDS encoding helix-turn-helix transcriptional regulator, whose product is MKKELLAHYQSLVLFLGKTLGPSYEIVLHEVIGEKLKMIAIANGEISNRILGNPLSEETLELLKNKTRHGENNMINHTVLLKNGKKIRSSSILIRDSKKVIGVLCINFDDSCFHEIHCQLLRTIHPDLFVQNYLSDISYNILLDELKSQKKEETQDNTIEMMMEKIFQEVSQELHFPLIRPNKKEKEKIVYELEKKGIFQLKEAIVFTAKKLSCSTTSIYRYLKKIQEE
- a CDS encoding tryptophanase; the encoded protein is MKNYELNVPAPKSFSYVKRNIPEVTVEQRERALKATHYNEFAFPAGMLTVDMLSDSGTTAMTDQQWSAMMLGDESYGRNKGYYVLLDAMRDCFERGDQQKKIIDLVRTDCKDIEKMMDEMYLCEYEGGLFNGGAAQLERPNAFLMPQGRAAESILFEIVKKILAVRAPGKVFTIPSNGHFDTTEGNIKQMGSVPRNLYNKKLLYEVPEGGKYEKNPFKGDMDINKLQQLIDAVGVENIPMIYTTVTNNTVCGQAVSMKSIRETSKIAHKYEIPFMLDAARWAENCYFIKMNEEGYADKSIPEIAKEMFSYCDGFTASLKKDGHANMGGILAFRDRGYFWKKFSDFNPDGSVKTDVGILLKVKQISSYGNDSYGSMSGRDIMALAAGLYECCNFSYLHERVEQCNYLAEGFYKAGVKGVVIPAGGHGVYINMDEFFDGKRGHDTFAGEGFSLELIRRYGIRVSELGDYSMEYDLKTPEQQEEVANVVRFAINRSMYSQEHLDYVIAAVKALYEDRENIPNMRIVSGHTLPMRHFHAFLEPYANEEK